The following proteins are co-located in the Triticum aestivum cultivar Chinese Spring chromosome 1A, IWGSC CS RefSeq v2.1, whole genome shotgun sequence genome:
- the LOC123187852 gene encoding uncharacterized protein, whose product MLRGGAGPRGGGGGAAAASSAARPPRCPHPRPAPRRARATAGGLEPKGVAVSVLEDPVVSSVEESSFTFEFKRGSKRARKGMPPAEVHRGKENWHGEGVTNKQNMAAAKSHMTKEGPEEVEFTHCAPSIVARLMGLETVPRSKKVLDRCQSDIQSNPRLKLSGRAEEVARVSCEDRPCRSSGDELPELKDVFEVTEMENMATRKALQSGKEMPRPRSNDADLEFVRQKFLDAKRLSTDEGHRNSKEFGEALEILYSKKDVFLEILQESSVALSGFPGHILGYSGLQCSPHGSNGAGAQSFGQDNLCRMEADSESEGPLSSVHLEDVPLEHSAPKGSRRSRRPSQIVVLKPDPQRRSSTPVIASQETSQFGQWTGARWLKPPRHSLHKQDGIHSMAHGSVQVSEPEGDTPEQKLRIQTSRRGSRKKPSENECYLGVGCQREKAASTSHDETSSISSSTHSAGSSVSRKARKHLSERWQMACQSKAENPVPTDTRTLGEMLELTARDATKVTTQKRLSDSNTNSSNAQEMPASPLGISSKDGWKTGIYRGDNSRSGISRNFPRSKSLPTSSTTVAKLPGRRRSAPNLPILKDILNTPTDDTGNGLLRKRLPIRKAKQNGRVIIHVGKENMLPEKEIYVTSERTRHSICTSDLPRTSNTYNEHPGDVISIEDHTAIDLAIPHEDVQNLKGQAGWKEQKLATPLPEAEDIVIHDQDIITLKEVKSQLMESDIAEIDHQAVKSAYSVSAESCECSSPTASSQQSSGEESTYSGIFKSVNDGIQGLRAQLKMLKMGDQVDTRKDDSDAYSSDECDDTDISDYQVKEEQLPIFKDEEDRDCTYVQEMLGTACGFPVYPEQWQFSSDVFVWLENKYSKLLLWSKSDRKLLFDLVNSILADMTAPGSSLCSKIMMNSWPQMDWRKLAENVWQTAVLMRRSYHPFDLDSVEPLPLDHHPELKMFGADIAEMIRDDVLEELVAELASHIN is encoded by the exons ATGCTGCGCGGCGGCGCCGgaccgcgaggaggaggaggaggagctgcggcggcgtcGTCGGCGGCGAGGCCCCCTCGCTGCCCGCACccccgccccgcgccgcgccgAG CGCGAGCGACGGCGGGAGGTCTGGAGCCGAAGGGCGTCGCCGTCTCGGTGCTGGAGGATCCGGTGGTGTCTTCCGTCGAGGAATCCTCC TTCACATTTGAGTTCAAGAGAGGGTCCAAGAGGGCGAGGAAGGGGATGCCGCCGGCAGAAGTGCATAGAGGCAAAGAGAACTGGCATGGAGAG GGAGTCACTAACAAACAGAACATGGCTGCTGCAAAGTCACACATGACGAAAGAGGGGCCAGAAGAGGTGGAGTTCACGCACTGCGCGCCCAGCATCGTTGCGAGGCTGATGGGTCTCGAGACCGTGCCGAGGTCCAAGAAGGTTCTTGACCGGTGCCAGAGTGACATCCAGAGCAACCCACGGCTGAAGTTATCCGGACGTGCTGAGGAAGTGGCCCGGGTTTCATGCGAGGATCGGCCATGCCGGAGCAGTGGCGACGAGCTGCCGGAACTGAAGGATGTTTTCGAGGTGACCGAGATGGAGAACATGGCGACGCGCAAGGCGTTGCAGTCAGGCAAGGAGATGCCACGCCCAAGAAGCAATGATGCTGATCTTGAGTTCGTGAGGCAGAAGTTCTTGGATGCAAAGCGCCTTTCCACCGACGAAGGCCACAGGAATTCCAAGGAGTTTGGTGAGGCACTTGAGATACTGTACTCCAAGAAGGATGTTTTCCTTGAAATCCTTCAGGAGAGCAGTGTTGCCTTGTCAGGGTTCCCAGGGCACATCCTTGGTTACAGTGGTTTGCAGTGCTCCCCCCATGGAAGCAATGGTGCTGGTGCACAATCGTTTGGGCAGGACAACCTTTGCAGAATGGAAGCTGACAGTGAGTCCGAGGGTCCTCTTTCTAGTGTGCATCTCGAAGATGTGCCACTGGAGCATTCGGCACCAAAAGGGAGCAGGCGTTCAAGGAGGCCCTCGCAAATTGTTGTTCTGAAACCAGACCCTCAGAGGAGAAGTTCTACACCGGTTATAGCAAGCCAAGAAACATCGCAGTTTGGTCAGTGGACTGGTGCACGGTGGTTGAAGCCGCCACGCCATAGTCTGCATAAGCAAGATGGCATACATTCTATGGCACATGGCAGTGTCCAAGTTTCAGAGCCAGAAGGAGATACACCTGAACAGAAGCTTAGAATACAAACCTCTagaagaggtagcaggaagaaacCATCTGAGAATGAGTGCTACCTTGGAGTTGGCTGTCAAAGGGAAAAGGCTGCTTCCACTTCTCATGATGAGACTTCGTCAATTTCTTCATCCACGCATTCTGCTGGATCATCGGTGAGCAGAAAGGCCAGAAAGCACCTCTCTGAAAGATGGCAAATGGCCTGCCAATCCAAAGCTGAAAATCCAGTTCCTACTGATACAAGAACATTAGGTGAGATGCTTGAACTCACTGCTAGAGATGCAACGAAAGTAACCACCCAAAAGCGTTTGTCAGATTCAAACACCAATTCCAGTAATGCGCAAGAGATGCCGGCCAGCCCTCTTGGTATTAGCAGCAAAGATGGTTGGAAGACAGGGATTTACCGTGGCGATAATTCAAGAAGTGGCATATCAAGGAATTTTCCCAGGTCCAAGTCTCTCCCAACCTCATCTACCACTGTTGCAAAATTACCGGGCAGGAGGCGCTCTGCACCTAACTTGCCCATTCTGAAGGACATATTGAATACACCCACTGATGATACTGGGAATGGACTTCTCAGGAAGAGATTACCAATCAGAAAAGCCAAGCAGAATGGGCGAGTTATCATTCATGTAGGAAAGGAAAATATGCTACCTGAGAAAGAGATTTATGTAACTTCAGAGAGAACAAGACACAGTATCTGCACTTCTGATCTACCCAGGACAAGCAACACATATAATGAGCATCCAGGTGATGTTATCAGTATTGAGGATCACACAGCAATTGATTTGGCTATTCCACATGAGGATGTGCAAAATTTGAAAGGTCAGGCAGGGTGGAAAGAGCAAAAGCTAGCAACACCGTTACCGGAGGCAGAAGACATAGTAATTCATGATCAGGATATCATAACATTGAAG GAGGTGAAAAGCCAACTAATGGAGAGTGACATTGCTGAAATTGATCACCAAGCAGTAAAGTCTGCTTATTCTGTAAGCGCTGAGAGTTGCGAATGCTCAAGTCCAACTGCTTCATCGCAACAAAGTTCTGGAGAAGAGTCTACTTATTCTGGAATCTTCAAAAGTGTCAATGATGGTATTCAAG GACTCAGAGCTCAACTTAAGATGCTGAAGATGGGCGACCAAGTTGATACACGCAAAGATGATTCGGATGCATACTCGAGCGATGAGTGCGACGATACAGACATTTCAGATTACCAGGTGAAGGAAGAGCAGCTACCCATATTTAAGGATGAGGAGGACAGGGACTGCACTTATGTCCAGGAGATGCTTGGCACTGCGTGTGGCTTTCCAGTCTACCCAGAGCAGTGGCAGTTCAGCTCAGATGTGTTCGTATGGCTGGAAAACAAGTACAGCAAGCTGCTCCTGTGGTCGAAATCAGACAGGAAGCTTCTTTTCGATCTCGTTAACTCAATCTTAGCTGATATGACGGCTCCCGGCAGCAGCCTATGTTCAAAAATCATGATGAACTCCTGGCCTCAAATGGATTGGAGAAAGTTAGCTGAAAATGTCTGGCAAACGGCAGTACTCATGAGAAGGAGCTATCATCCATTTGATTTGGACAGTGTTGAGCCTTTGCCCCTGGACCATCACCCTGAACTTAAAATGTTCGGAGCAGACATTGCTGAAATGATACGTGACGACGTTCTGGAAGAGCTTGTGGCCGAACTCGCGTCGCATATCAACTGA